The Clavelina lepadiformis chromosome 3, kaClaLepa1.1, whole genome shotgun sequence region CACATGCTGTTGATGTTTCAGTTGTACTGATGGTAACTAAACGTAAATCCTGCACTTCTGAATTTGTTCTGCATTATGAAAAACCAATTCAATGATGTTTAAAATTGTCTTTCATCCATGCACATCATCTTTAAGCCCTGTTAAATTCTATAGTACAGTTATGTAACTCAAACTGTCATATTCGTTGTAGATCTTGGCAATACATATACGTTTATTCTACCAGTCTGAAAAGCATTTCTCTATATTTCTTATGATCTGCAAGCATGGAATGGTTTAGAAGCACCGGCCTAGGATATAGATATCGCATATATATATTTGCCTAATTGCCTTTTATGATTGAACAATGAGcagtatatatgtatatatcaGGTTATACCCTGTACCCATAACATGTAGATTACAGGCTAAATATGGTATAGCATTTATATTACAAGTTATTTATGAgcttttgcttaattttttattttagaaattgtAGAATTAAAATAACAAGCTATGTTCAaatgttatttatattttattgctattgggCTGGTGCCTGTAACGTCTGCGTTATATTTTCACATGGGTTTGTcggaaaaaaaatgttttattgaagataTACCAGAAGATATTATGGTGCTAGCAACATACAGAATGCAAACATGGGATGAGAAAGATAATGTATTTATTCCTTGTTCACCTGAAATTGGCATGCGTGTTCATGTGATAGATCCTAACGGCCAAACTATTGTGGCAAGAAACTTTGGATCAAACGACTCCTTTACATTTACAACCTATGCATCTGGTGAACAACAAATTTGTCTTTCCAGCAACACATCCGATTGGTCACGGTCGTCAGCCAATATGATTCGAGTATTTCTTGACCTAAAGATAGGAGAACATGTCACTGATTACAAAGAGATggcagaaaaagaaaaagtaagCAATTTAGAGGTGCGAATACAAGAACTTATAGATCAACTTATAAATATACAACAAGAACAAGAGTATCATCGTTATCGTGAAAACATATTTAGAATACTAAATGAGCAAACAAATTCTAGTATGTTTTGGTGGTTTTTGGCTCAACTAATTACATTATTTATCTCTGGAATTTGGCAAATGTCACACCTTAAAGAATTTTTCAAGGCAAAGAAACTGGTGTAAGTATTTTTGCTGTGTTACGCAACCTGTGTACCATGTGTTTATATATTGTGTCAGAGTATGCTCTGTTATGTTTTCCTGTTTTGTCTGGGTGAGTTATTTTATGATATTGCCAAGAGTTgtgttaaaaaaacatttgtgattatcatgtaaaaatatttgatcaTTGTTTAAGTTTAGTGTAATAATGCTTCTTGCCAAAATGTAGATTTTTGCAttgtaatttcttttctatacCACTTTTCAGTTTATGCTGGCAAATGCGTTGAACAGTGTGTCATAAAGGCTGATTAATTATCCATGATCAGCTGGCAGTTTCAGTGACAAacgattttatttctttttcatattttaatgTTGTCACTAACATCAGTGACGGTGAGTAATAGCTATGTATTCAATTTCTATTTTATATTAATTGCTTCAAAATATTAAGCTGTGAGTATTTCAGTCTCATGAATTCCAGTTATATGTGACCATTTGTATAACAGTTTTTGCCTTTTAAGTgtgtataaatttttataagatGTTAAATATAAACTGATAAAATACACAATTTCGAAAAAAGATCAAACTTGTGCAATAGCTGTTTTATCCAAGTTGGAAGATTAAGTCTTGCCCCAATTGTCTTCaatgattaatgttttttttgcaataaatagaTATTTTTGAGTGATTGTTGCCTTTATGTTCGTCTTTGTACTTTTATCATCACAAAACTGTAGGTGaaatttttgtgttgattATCACTATGAGATAAAGATTTTATTCTACATTTGCATGTACAGTATATGGTTTTTTGCTATCTGTGTGTTCTACGATGAAAgagaattattttaaaataccaGTACATCAGATTTTGCagatattttaaaacacaagAAGGTTACTTTATATGGAGAATTGCTCTGTATCTGTGTGGCAGGATTGTAAACGCTACTGACATGGCAACTGTACCTATTGTTTATGTTGCAAATGAAGATGTTGGGACACTGATTAAAGGAATTGTAGCAAAAAAGAAACGTATGACCAAATACAATGTTTGATAGTTTTGTAAATCCATTACTTCTATTATGAGTAAGATATTTAGAGATACTTAAATTTAAGTAGTAACTCAAAGAAATGAAGCTGTTGCTGTTTGAGACAACAATCTTTAAACATTGTAGTGTTATCATATCTAGTCTAATTTGTTCTTAGTCAGGTGTCAACAAGTAATTTTGATTTAGGTGGAAATGTCAGGAAGTCTGCCAATCAGCTGGCAAAAGCATTTGCTGAGACCAAAGAAGATGCATACAGTTTGACATCAAAACCACcaaaaaaaaagaatgaaCAAAACACAGGGACAAAAAGGAGTGTTCAAGATGAATCAGACAAAGAATTGCTTTCTGTTGTTGGTAAATCATTGTTTGTATTCGGTTTAACTATTTCATTATTGCTGGTCATAGTACAATGCTCTCGAATACAGGCAGTGCTGTTCAAACAGGAACTGTTTCAAGATAACTGCTTCCTAAAACTATTAatcagaaaaatcaaaattccATATGTTACCAAATGCTCTGGAGGTATATTAATCATTAGTAAGGCTAGAAATATGAAAAAGATTAATTTTGGAATAATTAGCAAGACCTAACATTAAATGCTGCATTTGAGGGTGTTATTCCTTTATCTTTTTAGGTGCCGTTGAACTGTTTGACGAAAATGTTTCACAGTGTGGCACTCAGGTATACTCGTTCAAAACTCCAAAGAGGAATGCACAGATGACAAAGTTTGGTGGGTAGAAATCCATTTTCAGTGCAATTGAGTGCATTGCCATGTCATTAACGGAGGACATTGGAAATCCAATGCTGTTacattttaagctttttattgcatttttacacCAGCCTAAGTTGATatatatttgtaattaaaGCTGAAGAGTCTGCAATGAAAGTTCGCATGAAACAAAGAGAAAAAGAAACCGTATGTGACTTTCTACTCAGCAGTTTCACCTTCTACAATCAATTTCTAAAACATGCCTTCATAAAAATTCATATTGCAGGAAGAAGAGTGCCAGAGCTCCCAAGCTGATAATACTAACAGAAAAACACGGTTGAGCGGTATGCTTGTTGTGGTTGCTGTTTTTTTGCATAGCTCTTAATTGTAATTTGTGTGTAATTTAAACAGAAAAACGAATAAAAGCGAAGCATCATCTGCGAGGAAATGTTCACTCAATTTCAACTGAAAGTGAATCGTCTGATGAGAAATTTTCAAGTTCAGATGAAGAGATATATGCAGAACAGTATGTTGCTGTGGTGtatatttgcttttgaaataCTTCGAGATACCACATATTCAAATTCTTTCCTACATTTATGTGAAAAGATATATTTTTGTATCCAACAATTACACAATGTGAAATTAGATATGCTATGGTTCTTTTAATTGCAAACCACAGTTACGTTACGTTTAATTACTTAATGAATATGGCAGAGCATCAAATAATGAAACCAAGTGTAACAAAACTTCATTGCGGTCATCTAACAGGCTGCAGCTCGTAAGTTGAAAATGATATCATATTTAAAAGTTGATTGACCATACTGAAactattttgaatttttgtaacttttttatgAACATTTACCTGTAGTTATagatttgtgttttttcaagtaatttcAGCATTGAAAGCATTAATTGACCTTTTATGTTCAATATTTGTCACTGTTGTTAAAAGCCAACAGGGCGAGAACTGTATTTTGATGCTCATGATGGTGAAAAGGAATCTCATTCACGTCAATGTAAGACATCGGATCGGACTCttcagaaattaaaaaacccCCGCATGGCTCCAGAAGAGTTATCAAGGGCTCTTCTAAAGCACAGAGACAAGTCACAAAAAGGTAGTGGGAACAAGTATATACATCATCATCAACTCGCAAAATGATATAATTCaacttttaatttagttgaaaGTATTCAAGCAATTGAAAGTGCTCAGAAAAAATTATCTGAAACATACAGACAATGTTACAAAAAGTGGATGTTTTATTTATGGTAAGTATTTGTGTGTTTGTTACGAATTTAATGGGTGTTAGTTATAAAGTTGTGACCACTGTGTAGTTTCACTGATTGTAACACAATAAATGTAAACCATGTCTCCTCGTCAAAAAGGGACAGTTCTTCAAACTAacattgattttgttgttttaatagTAACAACTTCAATATATTACTTCATGGGCTGGGATCAAAGAAAGATCTAATTCATGCTTTCTGCTCAGATAAACTTGCTGCACAGAATAAACTAGTTGTGAATGGATTTTTTCCAGCTCTGTCTATAAAATCTGTAAGGAGAAATTTTTCATGGAACTATTTAACAAACATATATTCATTTCAGTATATTCAAAtattcataaattttcaaagcaaGCAATTAAATAgatattaaattgtttttagattttaaCCCACATTTGTGATGAGATCATAAAAGTACCACACACACAAAATCCAGAGGATCAACTGGAAATACTGCAACAGTATTTCGGAAAAGAAAGTTCATCACAAGGTATtggaaatatgaaaaaaattaacgtGGAATGTGATGTTTTCAAACACGGTCTATGGAGAAGATTAGTGATACAGTAGTTATCATGTTTACAGAAAGCCTGTTTTTGGTCATTCATAATATTGATGGAATCAGTTTGAGGAACTCACGAACCCAATCCATATTGAGCCATCTTGCCGAGCTTCCACATGTTCATATTATTGCATCAATTGATCATATCAATGCTGCTTTAAGTGAGATGATGTAATCATAAATGATCATAGATGAGATAAAACGAAGTACTGATAGATAAGATAGATCATAGACATGATATTTCTATAAACATGATCAACTGCAGTTACTTTTTTGTGTAGTTTGGGACCAAGCAAAGCTTTCTCGTTTCCACTGGCTGTGGTATGATGTCACAAATTATGCTTCATATGATGAAGAGACCTCTTATGAAGGGTCACTTTTGTTGACTGGTGCCGGACCAGGAATGGGTTCACACGGTGCCGCTCTCGCCTTAAGTGGACTTGTTCATGTGGCAAGAAGTTTAACTTCAAATGCGAGAGGAGTCTTTCGTATTCTCACGGAGCATGAACTGGAAGATAACGATGATGCTGACACTGTCAAAGAAGGTTGTTTTATAGTTGGTAGCTTCAGAGTTTTTGATCAGTAGTTTTCTCTGGTTTGTAAATACtatgtgttattttatttcagattTCTCCTTTACTGATTTGTACCAAAAATGTCGGGAACTTTTCTTGGTAAACAGTGAACTCACTCTTCGTGCGCATTTGACAGAATTTCTTGACCACAAACTTATTCAAATAAGAAAGGTAATGCTGCGGTAACTTGAGGCTTGAAATTTAGTGATTAGCATTACGCTACATTACTCCTTGCAAGGTTACTTGATTTGAACCCATTTTATGGAACAGACTaggaaaataataacaaataaaaagtaaacaaaaagttgGAAAATATCCATCATGTATATCAGTATCAGACTTaggtaaaaataaacatagtGCAAAATTAATAAGCGCTTTAGTTTTCTACAAACCACTACAAATTTAAGTGATGAAAGTTTGTGTTTAACACAAGGTGTAACTATCATAATACGTATTGTATGTGAATGTGTGgatttgtaacttttttgaCGCTCTTGTTATGTGCACCTGCCTTCATTCCATTGTTGTATTTAATGCCAGGAAAAgtcgtttttatttgtttaattctTAGTAGATTTGGATTTGTTCGCGTTATGTTCTTGTTACAAACTGGGCTTTTCCTCTGTATGTCTGGTGAAATATGCTATTGCATTAACATTATAAACCTAGGATTAGAAATTGGAAAAATAGCCTCAACCttttcatgtttgtttcaatgtttgttgCGGTAATTCACACACTTGGTTTGATTAATTGAATCATATCAGTGCTTTGCCttgttaaataattatttctattttctgCTGGTTTTACAGGGCCCAGACGGTGGAGAATATTTGTCTGTTCCATTGGATCATTCCACACTCCGAGACTATTTAGAACAACATGAAACCCATTgataatttcattgtttttcaatttcagtgGCACCatcttttttgtattaaaaaatCATTGCTTTAAATTACTTCCACTAGTTAGTAGGCTATTTGGTCAATGGTGAGCACACTAGCAATTTGATAGGTAAAACTTTTCTTGAATAACTACCTTCTATGGCTCATTTTGTGTCGACAGTTCGATTTTATAGGAGCCTTAACATTTTGTCTTGGGTGCTTTTATAATTGTACagtattaaatattttgacaatCACTACTCTTTGCAAGTGTACTACGGAACACAAAAACCCATTCAATGATGCCAAGCATTTCATGGTTTATTATGTAATGAATTAcgattttgaaatattacacAAAATCTATTTTTGATAACTTTGGTATTTCTGATctgttcaaataaaatttttgacaaatagTTTTAGTTATTCTACAAGGTGGCAGTAAAGcaatataaagaaaaaaacagtTGTCATTTCATGTTCCTTCTGTCGATCCCCGTAACCTTCATGATCATCAATATCTTGGAGCTGCAAAAAGGTATTATGAGCATCAGAAGAAGCAATTTCCTGGGTAGCCTACGTGTATGACGTTTAAGCAAGAACTTCAAATTACCTCGAGGATATCTTCCGCAAGATGGTGTGTGAGACCACCCTCCGTTTGTGCAGTAAACTTTCTCATCTCCGTAGAGGTAATATCCGCGATGGCAGGAATAAATGACCCAATCCCCGACTTGGAACTTGTCCTTTCCTCTTGGGTTGGAGTAAATGGATCCGTACTGAGGATTCTTTGGCCTGTAACATCCACCTGAGAAACACACATATGTTGGTGTTTTGTGGCGCTATTATGCAGCCAACATCGTGACAAGTTGTTTGTCAAGAGACTTCGTAGACGACTGACCATCCACTTACGTTGACATCTCGGGACATCGTATTGCCAGCTGTAATCATCTTGGCACTTGGAGCTTGAATAGCCGGACAATATGTAACCGGCGTTGCAACGGTACTGAGCTATATCACCAGGATACCAGTACCTTTTGTCATTGTTTTCATGGTAATACCCATTATGCGGAGGTTCACGGTTGGGGCAGTATCCTAGGAAAATAAAACGGAATTTTAGGTATAGTCTATTTTAGCAAAACATCTAATAAAAACGTTCTTTTCAAACGATTTTTCTCGTTGTTAAAACTGCTGATTGTAAGGATTTACGTTTGCATGAAGGGGAATGGGACCATCCTCTACGTTGGCAATAGACTTTTGAATCGCCGTAGAGTTGATATCCATTGTCACATTGGTAGCTGACGTAATCACCAATTTCGTATTTATCCTTGTGCGGCGGATTGGAAGAAATTGACCCGTAGCGTGGATCCGAAGGCCGGCGACAACCCACTGCATTAGCAACACGTGTAAAGACAAGCTTTGTATATAAGCTACAGTATTTTGGTTTGATACAATGCTTGTATATTTTAAGTTATCGACACACTTACATTTGCATTTTGGTACGTCATACTGCCAAGAGTAATCATCTTGGCATTTGGAACTAGAATAGCCATGCAAGATGTAGTTTGGTTGGCAACCATAGTGAGCATACTCACCAGGATACCAgtattttttgtctttctgGTCATTGGAATAATATCCATATTCTGGGGCCTGGCGGTATGGACAATAACCTAAAATAATAAGAGGAAATGTGGATGTTAGTTTGCCTATATTTTCACCTATGacaaaacacaagaaaacaaGCAATTTCATTATGTTACGTTTGCAAGTTGGTGTGTGAGACCATCCATTGTGGCGacaataaactttttcatctCCATCTAGTTTATACCCGTCATCGCATCTGTAGGTTACGTAATCGTCGATTTCGTATTTGTCTTTGTCAGATGGATTTGAATAAACGGATCCGTATTGCGGATTGGAAGGTCGACGACATCCACcttattcagtaaattacTTGAATATTTTGCATTACGCAACTTAGCGGTACCACTGTGTACAACAGACAGACAGATCGTTTTACGTGATTATAGTATTAGTATGAATAAACTTACGTTTACAAGTTGGCAAATCATATTGCCACGTGTAATCATCTTGACATTTGGAACTAGAATAGCCATGCAAGATGTAGTTTGGTTGGCAACCATAGTGAGCATATTCACCAGGATACCAgtattttttgtctttctgTTCATTGGAATAATATCCATATTCCGGCGCCTGGCGGTATGGACAATAACCTAAATTCATAAGTGAAATGTTGATGTcatgtagcctacattttCACCTAAGACAAAACtcaaaaaaacaagcaatttTATTATGTTACGTTTGCAAGTTGGTGTGTGAGACCATCCATTGTGGCGacaataaactttttcatctCCATCTAATTTATATCCATCATCGCATCTGTAGGTTACG contains the following coding sequences:
- the LOC143450222 gene encoding origin recognition complex subunit 2-like isoform X2, whose amino-acid sequence is MNKTQGQKGVFKMNQTKNCFLLLAVLFKQELFQDNCFLKLLIRKIKIPYVTKCSGGAVELFDENVSQCGTQVYSFKTPKRNAQMTKFAEESAMKVRMKQREKETEEECQSSQADNTNRKTRLSEKRIKAKHHLRGNVHSISTESESSDEKFSSSDEEIYAEQASNNETKCNKTSLRSSNRLQLPTGRELYFDAHDGEKESHSRQCKTSDRTLQKLKNPRMAPEELSRALLKHRDKSQKVESIQAIESAQKKLSETYRQCYKKWMFYLCNNFNILLHGLGSKKDLIHAFCSDKLAAQNKLVVNGFFPALSIKSILTHICDEIIKVPHTQNPEDQLEILQQYFGKESSSQESLFLVIHNIDGISLRNSRTQSILSHLAELPHVHIIASIDHINAALIWDQAKLSRFHWLWYDVTNYASYDEETSYEGSLLLTGAGPGMGSHGAALALSGLVHVARSLTSNARGVFRILTEHELEDNDDADTVKEDFSFTDLYQKCRELFLVNSELTLRAHLTEFLDHKLIQIRKGPDGGEYLSVPLDHSTLRDYLEQHETH
- the LOC143450066 gene encoding uncharacterized protein LOC143450066 produces the protein MDIIPMTRKTKNTGILVSMLTMVANQTTSCMAILVPNAKMITLGSMTYQNANWVVAGLRIHATGQFLPIRRTRINTKLVITSATNVTMDINSTAIQKSIANVEDGPIPLHANDTAPTVNLRIMGITMKTMTKGTGILVI
- the LOC143450222 gene encoding origin recognition complex subunit 2-like isoform X1, encoding MATVPIVYVANEDVGTLIKGIVAKKKRGNVRKSANQLAKAFAETKEDAYSLTSKPPKKKNEQNTGTKRSVQDESDKELLSVVGAVELFDENVSQCGTQVYSFKTPKRNAQMTKFAEESAMKVRMKQREKETEEECQSSQADNTNRKTRLSEKRIKAKHHLRGNVHSISTESESSDEKFSSSDEEIYAEQASNNETKCNKTSLRSSNRLQLPTGRELYFDAHDGEKESHSRQCKTSDRTLQKLKNPRMAPEELSRALLKHRDKSQKVESIQAIESAQKKLSETYRQCYKKWMFYLCNNFNILLHGLGSKKDLIHAFCSDKLAAQNKLVVNGFFPALSIKSILTHICDEIIKVPHTQNPEDQLEILQQYFGKESSSQESLFLVIHNIDGISLRNSRTQSILSHLAELPHVHIIASIDHINAALIWDQAKLSRFHWLWYDVTNYASYDEETSYEGSLLLTGAGPGMGSHGAALALSGLVHVARSLTSNARGVFRILTEHELEDNDDADTVKEDFSFTDLYQKCRELFLVNSELTLRAHLTEFLDHKLIQIRKGPDGGEYLSVPLDHSTLRDYLEQHETH
- the LOC143449801 gene encoding transmembrane emp24 domain-containing protein 4-like, which encodes MGLSEKKCFIEDIPEDIMVLATYRMQTWDEKDNVFIPCSPEIGMRVHVIDPNGQTIVARNFGSNDSFTFTTYASGEQQICLSSNTSDWSRSSANMIRVFLDLKIGEHVTDYKEMAEKEKVSNLEVRIQELIDQLINIQQEQEYHRYRENIFRILNEQTNSSMFWWFLAQLITLFISGIWQMSHLKEFFKAKKLVVCSVMFSCFVWLAVSVTNDFISFSYFNVVTNISDDQTCAIAVLSKLED